The Deltaproteobacteria bacterium genome contains the following window.
CCTCCTGGGGGTCGATCGGGACATGATGTACGGCCGCGTCCGGTTCAACGCAAAGGGGAGAATATACTCCGACATGCTCGTGATCCAGTGGCAGGGCGACCCCCCGAAACCGGTGATCGTAGCCCCGGCGAAGAACGCCACGGGGAAGATGATCTACCCCTCCGACCCCCTGGGGACCTGAGGGCTGCATGAACGGGACGGCGGGAGACCCCCGGAATGCGTGCGGATACGGGACCGGAGGCGGGCGGTGATCTATTTCGCCCTCCTCGGTGCGATGAAGGGCGCCGTCTTCGCGCTCGCGGGATGGGGGTTTTCCATCATCCTGGGCATCCTGGGCATCGTGAACTTCAGTCACGGAATCTTCTTCATCCTGGGCGGATACCTCACGTTCACCTTCGCCAAGGCAGGACTCTCCCCCTGGCTTGCCATCCTGGCCGCGTCGTCCCTGGTGAGCGTCTACGCCCTGGCGATCCAGCGTGTCTTCATCAACCGGGTGATGGCCCGCTCCCACATGATGGTGCTGGTTCTCACCGTCGGGCTGGCGATCGTGGCACGCGAGACGATGGGGCTCGTCTTCGGGTTCAACGAGCGGCTCCTCATCATCGAGGGGGTGAACGAGCGCACCGTGGCGCTGTTCGGGAACGAGTTTCCCCTCGTGGAGGCCGTCGCGTTCGCCCTGTCGGTGGTCATCTTCGGATTCTTCTCCTGGTTGTTCCGCCGCACCGCTACCGGACTGCGGCTCCGGGCCATCGGTGAGAACACGGAGATCGCCAGGATCCTCGGAATGAACGTCGGCGGAAGCTACGTCATCGCGATGCTCCTGTGCGGGTTCTGGACCGGTCTCGCGGGAGGGCTGACGATCTTCGTCGTCCCGATGGACCTTCATCAGGACGTCTACTGGACGGTCATGAGCTTCCTCGTGGTTGTCGTCGGGGGAACCGGGAACCTGGCGGGGACATTCCTGTCGGCGATCCTCATCGGGGTGATCCTCTTCCTCAGCTCGATCTACGCTCGAGGGTACAGCGATTCCATCCTGTATGTCCTCCTGTTCCTCCTGATGCTCGTGAAGCCGACCGGGCTTTTCCCTTCGAAGATGATCGTCGCGGAGAGGAAGTAGCGGCCGATATGGGAACCGTCGGGAAAGGGATCTTCCTCAACCGGGACCGGTACCTTCTCCTCGCGCTGGCGGGGGCCACCCTCCTCTGCCTGGGCCCTGCCCTCCTCGACGCCTACTGGCTCAAGTTCGTCTCGTTCCTGATCATCAGCCTGATCATCGCCTGTTCGTGGAACCTCATCGGCGGTTACTGCGGGTACTTCAGCTTCGGGCACGGTCTTTTCTTCGGCGTCGGTTCCTACACCATCGCCATCGCGGTGCTCCGGTTCGGCGTCCATCCGTACCTCGGAATGTTCCTGGGGGGGGTGGTAAGTGCGGCGGTTGCGCTTGCCATAGCCCCCATGCTCCGGCTGAAGGGATTCAACTTCGCCCTGACGACCCTGGCGCTGCTGGAGGCGGCGCAGGTGATCTTCCGGAAGTGGGAGTTCACCCGGGGGTTGAAGGGTTGGGACCTTGGGTGGTCGTTCCCACCCCTCATGAGCGACGCACGATACTACTACCTCCTGGTCCTCGTCTTCTTCCTGACGATGGCCTCCCACATCGTGTTCCTCTCCTCGCGGATCGGGTTCGGTACCGCGGCCCTCAAGGAGGACGACCTGATGGCGCGGGGGATCGGGATCAACTCCACGTTGACGCGGGTGTGCGCCTTCGTCCTGTCCGCCTTCTGGGTCGGGGTGACGGGTGCGATCTACGCTCCGATGATCACCTACATCAGCTCCCAGGCGATCTTCGCCCTCTCCTGGTCCGTGAAGCCGATCATCGTGAGCATCTTCGGCGGGATCGGCACGCTGGCCGGACCGATCGTCGGCGGTGCGATCCTCATCTTCGTGGACCAGATGCTGTGGGAGCGGTTCCTCGAGTATCACACACTGATCTACGGCGTCCTTCTCGTGGCGATCGTCACGTTCCTGCCGGGCGGACTGCTGAGCTACACCGGTCGCGTGACCGCCTGGTTCAGGCCCAGCCCGGTCCTTCCCGAGGCGGAAACCCATGCTCCTTCACGTTGACGCCGTCAGCATCGCGTTCGGGGGGGCATGCGCCCTGTCCGACGTGTCGTTCCGCGTCGACGGGAACGGCGTGAAGGGGCTGATCGGCCCAAACGGGGCCGGGAAAACGACGCTTTTCAACGTGATCACGGGGTTCTACCGCGCGGACGCGGGGAGGGTATACCTGTCCGGAAGGGATATCACCCGGCTGCGCCCGCACGTCATCGTGCGCTCCGGGGTCGGGAGGACGTTCCAGAAGCCCTCTCTTGCGTGGCACCTCACCGTGTTCGAAAACGTCCTCCTCGGGAGCATGAACAATCGCGTCCTAGGGTTCGCCGTCCGCCGTTCCCGCCGGAAGGAGTGGACGGAGGAGTGCCTGCGGTCATCCGGAATCCCGAAGGAGGCCTGGCAGGAGCCGATGTCGCGGGCCGGGATCCTGCTCGTGAAGAAGGTCGAGTTCGCCCGGGCCGTCTCCCTCTCTCCGGATCTCGTCCTTCTGGACGAGATCTGTTCGGGCCTGTCCCACGACGAAACGGACGAACTGCTGTCGATGATCCGGGGACACGTGGAGCGGAACCGGTGCGGGGTGCTCTTCGTAGAGCACGACCTGCGGGCAGTCCGGAATATCTGTTCCGACGTCGTCGTGCTGGATTTCGGTTCGGTCATCTACGACGGGGACATCGGGAGGGCGTTCGAGGATCGCCGGGTCATCGAAGCGTACATCGGGGGCGCCGATGCTTGAGGTGTCGGCTCTCAACGTCTGGTACCAGAAGGCGATGGTCCTGTTCGACGTCGCCGTGCGGGTCGAGGAGGGGACCTTCGTTTCCATCATCGGCCCGAACGGGGCGGGGAAAACGACGCTCCTGCGGAGCATCGTCAACCTGCACGAAAAGAAGACGGGTCGGATCTCGTTCGCGGGAAGGGACATCACCCGGGACCCGGCGCACCGGATCCTCCGGAGGGACATCGCTTACGTGCCGGACTACCGCGGGGTCCTCCGGACCCTCACCGTGATGGAGAATTTCCAACTGGTCCGAGACCGGTACCCTTCCGCGGCCGATTTCCGGAACGAGGTGGACTCGATCCTCAAACGGTTCCCCCACCTGAAGCCCCGGTGCGGGATGCCGGCCTCGCTGCTGAGCGGAGGCGAGCAGCAGATGCTGGCGGTCGCTCGGGCCCTCCTCATGAAGCCCAGGGTCCTGCTGATCGACGAGCCGTCCATAGGCCTGTCCCCCCTCCTCGTGAAGGAGATTTTCCGCCATCTCGGGAACCTCACGCGGCAGGGGATGTCGGTCCTTATGGTCGAGCAGAACGTCGTCCGCAGCCTGGAGGCATCCGACTACTGCTACGTCATGGAGAAGGGGAAGGTCGTTCTCGAGGGGGAAAGCCGGGCGCTCGCGGCGATGGACGATGTTCAGGAGAAATATTTCGGCAGGACCACGAGATAAGGGACCGACAGGAGGAGCGGCAATGCGATATGAACTGACGCCGGAACAGGAGATGATCCGGGAGAACGCCCGGAAGTTCGCGCAGGAGGTGATCGGCCCCCGGGCGGAGGAACTCGAGGAGAGCGGAAAGTGGCCGTACGACACCTGGGAGAAGATGCGGGCGCTTGGATACACCGGGGTGAACATCCCCGAAAAGTACGGCGGGCCGGGCCTGAAAATCCTCGATTATGTCCTCATCCTCGAGGAGTTCGCCCGAGCCGACGACGCGTTCGCCACGTCGTACCAGGTGCACCAGCTAGTGAGCGACATGTTCCTCCTGTACGGGTCCGATCGACACAAGAACACCTATCTCCCGATCTTGGCGAGCGGGGAGAAGATGGCCTCGTTCGCGCTCACCGAGCCCAACGCCGGATCGGACGCCAATGCGATCCAGACCCGGGCGATCCTGTCGGGCGGCGAGTGGGTCATCAACGGGACCAAGATCTTCATCACCAACGCGGGGCTGGAGAACAGCCTGGGCGTCATTCTGATGGCCGTCACCGGGCTGCGGGAGGACGGAAGGAAGGAGATCAGCAGCCTGATCGTCCCGAAGGGGGCGCCGGGTTTCCACATCGGGAACAAGTTCCGGAAGATCGGCTGGAACATCATGGACACCCGCGAGCTGATCTTCGAGGATTGCCGCATCCCCGAAGGGAACCTGTTCGGTGAGCGAGGGAAGGGGATCGCCCAGGCGCTCGGCGGGTTGAATCTCGGGCGGATCGCATTCGGCGCGATCGGCGCGGGAATCGCCCAGGCGGCCCTGGACTACTCCCTCAGGCACGCCAGGGAACGGGTCCAGTTCGGGAGTCCCATCTGCAAGTTCCAGGCGGTCCAGGCCAAGCTGGCGGAGATGGCCGTGAACGTCGAAGTGGCGCGGTTGCTGACGTACAAGGCGGCGTGGCTCAAGGATCAGGGGCTTCCGCACCACACCGAGGCGACGGTGGCGAAGCTCGTCTCCTCGGAGATGGCGGTCAAGAACGTCATGATGGGATTCCAGATCCACGGCGGGTACGGGTTCATGAAGGAGTACCCGATCTCGAGGCTGTACCGGAACGTCAAGATGATGGAAATCGGCGAGGGGACAAGCGAAGTCTGCCGAATGGTGATCGCGCGCGATCTCGGTTGCTGAACCGGACCGACACAGGGCATCCGAAAGGAGCGAATGGATGAACGGAACCGATATCACGAAAGTCAACATGACGACCCGGCAGTTGATGCGGGAGGCGACCCGCGCCGCAAAGGACCGGCCCTACCTTCACTACGTCCCGAGGGGGGCCGGAGACACCTTCGGCGATTTCGAGGCCAAGGTGAACCGGATATCGAACCTCCTCGTTCGCCGGTACGGAGTGAAGCAGGGCGACAAG
Protein-coding sequences here:
- a CDS encoding branched-chain amino acid ABC transporter permease, translating into MIYFALLGAMKGAVFALAGWGFSIILGILGIVNFSHGIFFILGGYLTFTFAKAGLSPWLAILAASSLVSVYALAIQRVFINRVMARSHMMVLVLTVGLAIVARETMGLVFGFNERLLIIEGVNERTVALFGNEFPLVEAVAFALSVVIFGFFSWLFRRTATGLRLRAIGENTEIARILGMNVGGSYVIAMLLCGFWTGLAGGLTIFVVPMDLHQDVYWTVMSFLVVVVGGTGNLAGTFLSAILIGVILFLSSIYARGYSDSILYVLLFLLMLVKPTGLFPSKMIVAERK
- a CDS encoding branched-chain amino acid ABC transporter permease translates to MGTVGKGIFLNRDRYLLLALAGATLLCLGPALLDAYWLKFVSFLIISLIIACSWNLIGGYCGYFSFGHGLFFGVGSYTIAIAVLRFGVHPYLGMFLGGVVSAAVALAIAPMLRLKGFNFALTTLALLEAAQVIFRKWEFTRGLKGWDLGWSFPPLMSDARYYYLLVLVFFLTMASHIVFLSSRIGFGTAALKEDDLMARGIGINSTLTRVCAFVLSAFWVGVTGAIYAPMITYISSQAIFALSWSVKPIIVSIFGGIGTLAGPIVGGAILIFVDQMLWERFLEYHTLIYGVLLVAIVTFLPGGLLSYTGRVTAWFRPSPVLPEAETHAPSR
- a CDS encoding ATP-binding cassette domain-containing protein, translated to MLLHVDAVSIAFGGACALSDVSFRVDGNGVKGLIGPNGAGKTTLFNVITGFYRADAGRVYLSGRDITRLRPHVIVRSGVGRTFQKPSLAWHLTVFENVLLGSMNNRVLGFAVRRSRRKEWTEECLRSSGIPKEAWQEPMSRAGILLVKKVEFARAVSLSPDLVLLDEICSGLSHDETDELLSMIRGHVERNRCGVLFVEHDLRAVRNICSDVVVLDFGSVIYDGDIGRAFEDRRVIEAYIGGADA
- a CDS encoding ABC transporter ATP-binding protein — translated: MLEVSALNVWYQKAMVLFDVAVRVEEGTFVSIIGPNGAGKTTLLRSIVNLHEKKTGRISFAGRDITRDPAHRILRRDIAYVPDYRGVLRTLTVMENFQLVRDRYPSAADFRNEVDSILKRFPHLKPRCGMPASLLSGGEQQMLAVARALLMKPRVLLIDEPSIGLSPLLVKEIFRHLGNLTRQGMSVLMVEQNVVRSLEASDYCYVMEKGKVVLEGESRALAAMDDVQEKYFGRTTR
- a CDS encoding acyl-CoA dehydrogenase family protein, yielding MRYELTPEQEMIRENARKFAQEVIGPRAEELEESGKWPYDTWEKMRALGYTGVNIPEKYGGPGLKILDYVLILEEFARADDAFATSYQVHQLVSDMFLLYGSDRHKNTYLPILASGEKMASFALTEPNAGSDANAIQTRAILSGGEWVINGTKIFITNAGLENSLGVILMAVTGLREDGRKEISSLIVPKGAPGFHIGNKFRKIGWNIMDTRELIFEDCRIPEGNLFGERGKGIAQALGGLNLGRIAFGAIGAGIAQAALDYSLRHARERVQFGSPICKFQAVQAKLAEMAVNVEVARLLTYKAAWLKDQGLPHHTEATVAKLVSSEMAVKNVMMGFQIHGGYGFMKEYPISRLYRNVKMMEIGEGTSEVCRMVIARDLGC